The nucleotide sequence GACGTCGAAGTGGGACATCCAAACGCTGCGGATGCGCGACCTCAAGGCGTCGTTCGGTCGCTGGCAGGCCGGGCTGGCCGACATCGGCTGGAACTCCCTCTACTGGGACAACCACGACCAGCCACGGGCGGTGTCCCGCTTCGGCGACGACTCCCCCGAGCACCGGCGCGACTCGGCCACCTGCCTGGCCACGCTGCTGCACCTGCACCGCGGGACGCCCTACGTCTACCAGGGCCAGGAGATCGGGATGGCCAACTTCCCGTTCACCGCGCTGGAGGAGTTCCGCGACGTCGAGTCGCTCAACCACCACGTGCAGGCCGTGTCGGCGGGCCACGACCCGACCGAGGTGCTCGCCGCGCTGCGCTGCATGAGCCGGGACAACGCCCGGACGCCGGTGCAGTGGGACGCCTCCCCGAACGCCGGTTTCACCACCGGGACGCCGTGGCTGGCGGTGAACCCGGACCACGTGGAGTGGAACGCCGCCGCGCAGCGGGACGACGAGACCTCCGTGCTGGCCCACTACCGGCGGCTCATCGCGCTGCGGCACGACCTGCCGGTGGTCGCGCTCGGCGACTTCCACATGCTGCTGCCCGACCACGACGACGTGTACGCCTTCACCCGCACGCTGGACGAGGACACGCTGCTCGTCGTCTGCAACCTCTCGCGCACGCCCTACCGGCTGGCCGAGCTGCTGCCCGAGGCGCCGGCGGCCGAGCTGGTGCTGGGCAACCTGTCCGACGACGACCCCGCCGACCTCCGCCCCTGGGAAGCCCGCGTCCTGCGCCTGCCGTGACGCCCACTGCCGGTCGCGGGCTGACCGGCGCGGCGGCGCTCCCCGTGGTGCAATGCCAGACCGGGCACAGCAGCCGCCGGGGACCGTGAACAGGACGACGATGCAGCTCCACACCCCCCGCACCGGGAACGCGGCCGGCGGCCGTCCGCACGGCTGGGGTTCCGTGCGGCGGACCTGGGCCCGCCATCCCCGGCTCGGCCTGGCCGTCCGCGCGGCCGTCGCCGCGGTGGTGGCCTGGTCGCTCGTCCAGCTGGTCCCCGGCCCGGCCGCCGACTATCCCTACTACGCCCCGCTCGGCGCGGTCGTCGCGACGACGGCGTCCACGCTGGCGAGCTCGGTCCGGGCGTCGCTGCAGACGGTGGCCTCGATCGCGCTGGGTGCGGCGGTCGCGCTCGTCGGCGACGCCCTGCTCGACAACCGGCTGCTGACCCTCGCCCTGGTGATCGCCGTCGGGGTGCTGCTCTCCGGCTGGTCCCGACTCGGCAGCTCCAGCACCTGGCTGCCGACGGCCGCCCTCTTCGTCCTGATCCTCGGGCAGGACAACCCCAGCGGCTACGTCGTCGCCTTCGCCGGCCTGACCTTCGGCGGCGCGGTCGTCGGCATCCTGGTGAACGCCGCGTTCCCGCCCCTGCCGCTCGCGCCGGCGGAGGCCGCCCTGACCGAACTGCGCGACACGCTCGCCGGGCAGCTCGACGACGTGGTGGACGGGCTGCGGCAGGAGCACCCGCCGACGCAGGACGAGTGGCGCGGGCGCATGCGGACGATCGACCCGCTGCTCGCCCAGACGCGGGACACGGTCCAGCAGACCGACGAGGCCCGGCGCGGCAACCGCCGGGCCGCCCGGTACCGGGACAGCGCCGAGCGGCTCTACCGGCAGGCCCGCGCGCTCGAGCGCCTCACCCTCCTGGTCGAGGACCTGACCGTGGTGATCGCCGAGACCGAGGTGGCGGAGAACGAGCGGGTCGCGCTCGGACCGGAGCTCCGCCCGGCGGCGGCCCGGGCGCTGGACGCGCTGGCCGACGCGCTGCGCTCGGTCGACGGGGCGGCCGCGGACCCCGAGGTCGTCCACCGGGCCGACGACGCCGTGGACGCATTCACCACCGAGCTCCGCCGCGCCCGGGCGACGACCGACGACGACCTGCTCGAGGCCGCGAACATCGTCGAGAGCGTCCGCCGCTCGCTGACGGCGTTGCGCCCGCCGGAGAAGTCTTGACCCTCGACCGGGTCGAGGCCCCACGGTGACGGGCGTGGAGGGACGCATGCGGGGGATCGGCCGGCTGGCCCGGGAATCCGGCCTGACGGTGAGCGCCCTGCGGTTCTACGACGGCGCCGGTGTGCTCGTACCGGCCCACGTGGACCCGCGGAGCAACTACCGCTGGTACAGCGACGACCAGGTGCTCATCGCCCGGCTGGTGGCCCGGCTCCGGCGGGTGGGCATGCCGCTCGCCGGGATCAGCCGGGTGATCGAGCACCGGGACGACCCCGCCGTCGTCGACGCCGTCCTCCAGGCGCACCTCGCGCGCCTGGAGGAGGGCCTGGCCGACGCCCGCCGTGAGCTCCTCCACGCCCGATCCCTACTGGCCCAGGAGAGCCCGATGACCAGCATCAGCACCACGACCACCGCCCTGCTCGACGCCCTGCGCGCCGTCCGCTTCGCGGTCGGCACCGACCCGGGACTGCCCATGCTCACCGGCGTGCTGCTCGACGTCGCCGACGACGCCGTCCGCGTCGTGGCCTCCGACCGCTATCGGCTGGCGGTCCACACCATCGCCGCCGACGTCACCGGCCCGCAGGGCAGCGCCATCCTCCCGATCTCCCTCGTCGACGAGCTCCTCGGGACGACGACGTCCGGCCCGGCGACGGTGCGGGTGGCGGGGGACGACGTCGCGGTCGAGCTGGCGGGGCGCACCGTGCGCGGTCGGCGTGTGGACGCCGACTTCCCCGACTACCGCCGCATCCTGCGCGGCGCGGGCAGCGCCCAGGTGGAGATCGACGTCGCCCGGTTCCGCGGCGAGCTGGCCGCCGCGCCCACCCGGACGGTGCGGCGCGCGGAGGACGGTGTCGAGCAGATCGCCACGGTGCTCACGTTCGGGACGGTCGAGGTCGGCGTGAACCGGGAGTTCCTGCTCCAGGCCCTCGACGCCGAGGCCGCCGGGCAGCTGGTCCTCGACCTCGACGGGCCGATCGCCCCGCTGGTGCTCCGCGGCGCCGGCCGCGACGGCGACGTCAGCATGCTCATGCCGATCAAGCTCGACTGACGCCGCTGGTGCGTTCGAGGACCAGCCGGACGGTCTCCTCCGGCCGGTCCCACTGCGGGAAGTGCCCCGACCCCTCGAACCAGTACAGCTCGGCGTCCGGGAAGGCCGCGGCGGCCCGGGACGCCTGGCGGGCGAGGGTCACCCGGTCGCGCCGTCCCCAGCCGATCGTCAGCCGCCCGGGCAGCGTGCCGGCCGGCGCACCCTGCTGCTTCGGGCCACGCGCGAGGTCGTCCAGGACCGCGTCGAAGGACGGCGAGTCGACGTAGCCCTCCAGCTCGGTGCGGACGACGTCGGCGTCCAGGGCCCAGGGCCGGGCGGAGAACTGCGCCAGCAGCGCCGTCCGGCCGGCCGGGTTGCCCAGCAGCGCGGGCAGCACCGGGCGGATGCGGCGCAGCAGGCCCACCGACGCGGCGATGCTGGCGCGGAAGACGGCGGCCTCGCGGTCGGTCCAGAAGCCACCGGGGTCGAGGGCGACGCTGTCCCCGCCGATCCCCCGACGGCTGAGCTCCAGCACCATCCGGGCGCCCATCGAGCTGCCGATTAGCGGCGCGTCGGCCAGCCCTTCGGCGCGCAGCCATTCCTGGAGGGCGTCGGTGAGCGCGGTCATCGACGGATCGGGCAGCGGCGGGGTGTCCCCCGCGAAGCCGGGGAGGTCGACGACGACCACGGTGCGCTCGGCCGACAGTGCCGGGAGAACCGTCTCCCACGACCGCCACGAGCCCCCCAGGCCGTGCACGAGGACGAGCGGCGGTCCGGACCCTGCGCGGTGCGCGGCGAGCTGCATCCCACGCATCTACCCGCGCGGGCCGCCGTCGACCGTCCTCAGCCCAGCGGGCTGCGGGGGAGCAGGCGGTCGCTGATGATCCGCTTCTGGATCTCGCTGGTGCCCTCGAAGATCGTGGTGAGCCGGGCGTCCCGCCAGTGCCGCTCGACCTGCCGCTCGGTGGTGTAGCCGTTGCCGCCGTGCAGCTGCATGGCCTGGTTGGTCACCCGGACCGACATCTCGGTGGCCTCGAGCTTCACCATCGACGCCTCCTTGGCGACCGGCAGCCCGAGGTCGAGCAGGTGGGCGACCTGCCGGTAGAAGGCGCGGGACTGCTCGATCTGCGACGCCATCTCGGCGACGGCGAAGCGCAGCGCCTGGAAGTCGCCGATCGGGTGGCCGAACTGCTCGCGCTCCTGCAGGTAGACGATCGAGTCCTCGAGCGCGGCGCGGGCCAGGCCGACGGCGCGCGCGGCCGTGTGCACCCGGGCGGTGTTGAGGAACTTCTGCGCCTCGGCGAAGCCGGCCTGCTTGGCGGCCTCCCCCTCCTCGGCGCTCTCCTCCCGCGCGGCGCGGGCCTCGTCGATGACGTTGTCCTTCGGGATCCGGACGCCGTCGAAGGTGAGGTCCCAGGTGAGGAAGCCGTGGTAGCCGATCTTGTCGATCGGGTGCCCGGTGAGCCCCTCGGGGAACTCGCCGCGCTCCTTCTCCAGCAGCAGGTTGACCAGGCCGGCCGAGCGGGACTCCCCCTCCTCCGGCTCGCGCTCCCGGACGAGCACCTGGATGAAGTCGGCCGCCTTGGCGTTGCCGCACCAGCGCTTGCGCCCGGTGACCACCCACTCGTCACCGTCGAGCACCGCGCGGGTCGAGACACCGGCCAGGTCGGAGCCGGCGTCGGGCTCGGACAGCGCGATCGCGCCGATCCACTCGCCACGGGCGCTGCGGGCCATCAGCTCGTGCCGGCGATCCGCGTCGGGCACCGCCGTCCCCAGCCCCTGGGACCGGGCGAGGATGCTCGCCGTCGACATCCAGGCGCGGGCCAGCTCCTCGCTGACCATGCAGTACTCGAAGACGCCGAGGCCGAGGCCACCCTGCTCGGCGGGCACCGTGATGCCGAAGTAGCCGAGCTCGGCGATCCGCTCCAGCAGGGAGGCGGGGATCTCGCCCTTCTGCGGGTCCAGCTCGTCGGCGACGGGCAGCACCTCGTCCATCGCGAAGCGGCGGGCCTGCTGCTGCAGCGCCTCCCGCTCCGGGGTGTGCCACGGGGGCAGCAGCGCCGGGGGCCGGGGCTCCCAGATCTCGGACTGGGTCGACACCACTGTCGGCCTCCTCGGTCAGGCGGGTGATCGCGTGTTCGTTCCCGGTGCACCTCGCGCTCATCCACGAGGTGACCGGGTTCACCGCGAGGAGCCCGATGACCGCTCCCGCGCCAGCGCGACGTAGTGCTCGACCAGCGCGGCGTCGTCGACCGTGCCGGTGTTGACCGCCTTCGCCGGGTCGACGCCCTGGAACAGCCGCTTGAGCGGCACCTCCAGCCGCTTGCCGGTGCGGGTGTGCGGCACCCCGGGGACGGCGATCACCTCGTCGGGCACGTGCCGCGGCGAGGCCTCCGCCCGGATCGCCGCCTTCAGCCGGTCGACCAGCTGACCGGTCAGCTCCTCCCCCGGCGCGAGCTGCACGAACAGCGGCATCCAGTAGCCGCCGCCGGGCAGCTCGACGCCGAGCACCACGCAGTCGACGACCTCGGGGAAGGCCTCGACGACGGCGTAGATGTCGGCGGTGCCCATGCGCACGCCGCCGCGGTTGAGCGTCGAGTCCGACCGGCCGGTGATCAGGCAGGTGCCGCGCTCGGTGATCTCCAGCCAGTCGCCGTGGCGCCACACCCCGGGCCACGGCTCGAAGTAGGCGGCGCGGTAGCGGGAACCGTCCGGGTCGTTCCAGAAGCGCAGCGGCATCGAGGGCATCGGCTCGGTGATCACCAGCTCGCCCAGCTCGCCGACCACCGGCTCGCCGCGCTCGTCCCACGCTTCCGCGGCGACGGCGAGCATCGGCCGCTGCAGCTCCCCGGCGGTCACGGGCAGCAGCAGCGAGCTGCCGATGAAGCCGGTCGCGACGTCGGTACCCCCGGACAGCGAGCCCAGGAAGACCTCGCCCGACACCGCGTCGTACACCCACCGGAACGTCGACGCCGGCAGCGGCGATCCGGTGACGCCGATCGACCGCACCGCGGAGAGGTCGTAGCGCTCGCCGGGCCGCTCCCCGGCCTTCTCGCAGGCGCCGAGGTATCCGGGGCTGGTGCCGAAGTAGGTGATGCCCGTGCGGGCGGCCAGGGCGAACAGCGCGTCCACCGCCGGGTAGGCCGGCGCGCCGTCGTAGACCACCACCGTCGCCCCGCAGAGCAGGGCGGAGGTGGCGATGTTCCACATGATCCAGGCGGTGGAGGCGTACCAGAAGAACCGGTCCTCGGGGCCGATGTCCATGTGCAGCGCCGCCTGCTTGCGCTGCTCGAGCACCACCCCGCCGTGCCCGTGCACGATGCCCTTCGGCAGCCCGGTGGTGCCCGACGAGTAGACGATCCACAGCGGGTGGTCGAAGGCCGTCGGCGCGAACTCCGGGTCCTGCTCGTCGGCGACCGCGTCGGCCCAGGCCAGCGCCCCGTCGGGCACCTCGGCCGGGAACAGCCGCGGCACCGAGATCGTCGTCCGGACGGTCGGCAGGGCCGCGCGCAGCTCGGCGACGACGTCGCGCCGGTCGTGCGCGCGCCCGTTCCAGCGGTAGCCGTCGACGGCCACCAGGACCGTCGGCTCGATCTGGGCGAACCGGTCGAGGACGGCGCGGGTGCCGAAGTCGGGGGCGCACGAGGACCACACCGCCCCGATCGACGCCGCGCCGAGGAAGGCGACGACGGCCTCGGGCACGTTCGGCAGGTAGCCGGCCACCCGGTCACCGGGGCGGACGCCGAGCCGGCGCAGGGTGGCGGCGAAGGCGCCCACCTGGCCGCGCAGGGTCGCCCAGGAGATCTCCTGGGGCTCGACGTCCTCGGCGACCGCGACCAGCGCCGGCCGGTCGTCGGCGGCCTGCCGGAACACCTCCGCGGCGTAGTTGACCGTGGTCCCCGGGAACCAGACGGCACCGGGCATCTCCCGACGGGTGAGCACCTGCTCGTCCGGAACCCCGGGCAGCACCCCGGTCCACTCCGCCAGGTCGGCCCAGAACTGGTCGAGGTGCTCCACCGACCAGCGCCACAGCCGGTCGTAGTCGACGGGCTCGCCGAAGGAGAGCCCGCGCCGCTGCGCCACCCAGCCGGCGAAGGCGGCGCTGCGGGTGGCGGCGATCGTCGCGGCGGTGGGCTGCCAGAGGACCTCGGGGGCGGGCGCGTCGGCGGGCACGGCCGCACCCTGCCATCCCGGGCCCGCCGCGGCCACGGCATCCGCGCCCGGCCCGGGCGTGCCAGGCTGCACGACCATGGAGTCCGCCGACGGGCCGGCGCCCGTGTTCGCCGAGCTGCTCACCGGCTTCGGCGTCTCGATGGTGGTCACCACCGGCCGGAGCGGCCGGCTGGTGCTGGTCCGGGCCGACGACCGCGGGCTCGAGACGCGGCTGCTCGCCTTCGAGTCCCCGATGGGTGTGGCCGTCCGCCCGGACCGGCTCTGCCTCGGCACGCGGCGCCAGGTCTTCGACTACCGCAACCAGCCGGCCGTCGCCGCGCGGCTGGACCGGCCGCGCGGCGTCGACGCCTGCTACGTCCCACGCGGCGCGCACTGGACCGGGGACATCGGCGCGCGCGACCTGGCCTGGGCCGGCGACGAGCTGTGGCTGGTGGCGACGTCCTTCTCCTGCCTGGCCACGCTGGACGCCGACCACAGCTTCCGGCCGCGCTGGCGCCCGCCGTTCGTGTCCGCGCTGGCGCCGGAGGACCGCTGCCACCTGAACGGGATCGCCGTGCGTGGCGGACGGGTCCGGTACGCGACCGCACTGGGCCGCACGGATACCGCGGAGGGGTGGCGGCAGCGGGCGCTCCGCGGCGGCACCCTGCTGGACGTCCCCGGCGGAGAGGTGCTCGCCGGCGGCCTGTGCCTGCCGCACTCGCCGCGCTGGCACGACGGGCAGCTGTGGGTGCTGGAGGCCGGCCGGGGGTCGCTGACCCTCGTCGACCCGGACAGCGGGTGGCCGACCGTCGTGGCGACCGTGCCGGGCTTCGCCCGCGGCCTGGCCTTCGCCGGCCGGTACGCCTTCATCGGCCTGTCGCCGGTGCGCGACGGCGCCCCCGACGGCCTGCCCGTCGCGTGGACCGCCGACCGGGCGTGCGGCGTGGCGGTCGTGGACACCCGCTCGGGCGAGACGGTGACCCGGCTGCGCCTCGAGGGCCCGGTGGAGGAGGTCGAGGACGTGCAGCTCGTGCCGGCCCGCTACCCCGAGATCCTCGAGCCGGACTCGCCGTTGACCGCGAGCTCCTTCGTCCTGCCCACCGAGGCGCTGGCTGACGTCCCCCCGCCGATCGCCCCCCGCTGAGCCGACGCCCGGCGGGAGCGCGCCGTCGGTGCCATCCTGACCCGGTGCTGCCCGACCCCACCGACGAGCGCAACGTCCTCGGCGGCCCCCTGGAACCCTGCGGCACCGACCCGGTGACCGGCTTCTACCGGGACGGCTCCTGCACCAGCGGCCCGGACGACCTCGGCTCGCACACCGTCTGCGCCGTCGTCTCGGCCGAGTTCCTGGCGATGCAGCGGGAACTGGGCAACGACCTGGCGACGCCGCGGCCGGAGTACGGCTTCCCCGGGTTGCGGCCGGGCGACCGCTGGTGCGTCGTCGCCACCCGCTGGCTTCAGGCGTACCAGGCCGGGGCCGCGTCGGGGGTGGTGCTGGCAGCCACCAACGCCCGGGCGCTCGAGATCGTGCCGATGGAGGCCCTGCGCCAGCACGCCGTCGACGTCCCGGACGACCTCAGCGGCCTCGGCTGACCGGGCCCGCCGTCACCCGCCGCCGCTCCCGCCGCCCAGCATCCAGCTGTTCTTGTTGACGGCGCCGCGGGCGTCGGGGCCGTCCAGGCGGTCCCGGTCGAGGCGGCCATCGGGCAGCTCGTCGGTCCACTCGTCGGGCGCCCCCCGCCGGCGACCGACGTACCAGGTGGCCGCGACGACCACCGCGACGGCGAGCACGACGAGCACCCACTCCATACGACCTCCCGGGACGACTGCACCTCACGCTAGACGGGCATCCGCTCGCCGGCGGGTCGACGCCGACGGACCTGCCGTGCGCGATGGGCCGGAATGAAGGCCCGGCGGACGGCGCTGGGCCGGGCATGGACGACCTCCTCGACCGGCCCGTGACCACGCTGCAGGGCACGGCGACGACGCTGCGCGAGCTGACCGGCGGCGGGGCGGCCCTCGTCGTCAACGTGGCCAGCCGGTGCGGCCTCACGCCGCAGTACGCCGCGTTGGAGGCCCTGCACGAGGAGTACCGCGACCGCGGGTTCACCGTGGTGGGCGTGCCCTGCAACCAGTTCATGGGGCAGGAGCCCGGCACCGCCGAGGAGATCGCCGGGTTCTGCTCGGCCACCTACGGCGTCACCTTCCCGATGACCGAGAAGGTCGAGGTCAACGGGGCGGGCGCGCATCCGCTGTTCCAGGAGCTCACCGCCGTCCCGGACGTCGACGGGCAGGCCGGCGACGTCGCCTGGAACTTCGAGAAGTGGGTGATCGGCGGGCACGGCCAGGTGGTGGCCCGCTTCCGCCCCCGCACGGAGCCCGACGCCCCCGAGGTGCGCGCCGCGATCGAGTCGGTGCTCCCCCGCTGACCGGGTTACCGTCGGGCATGGCCGCCCCCGACCTCCGGTTCTGGTTCGACCCGGTCTGCCCGTTCGCCTGGATGACCAGCAAGTGGGTCCGCGAGGTGAGCGCGCAGCGGGAGTACGCGGTCGAGTGGCGGTTCATCTCGCTGCGGCTGCTCAACGCCCACGTCGACTACGACACCCACTTCCCGCCGGAGTACGAGGCCGGGCACACCGCGGGGCTGCGGCTGCTGCGGGTGGCCGCCCGGACCCGCGCCGAGCACGGGCCGGACGCCGTCGGCCCGCTGTACGCGGCGCTGGGCGGGCAGATCTTCGAGACGCCGAACGAGCGGGGCGACGAGGTCCGCCGCGGCACCCGCGAGTTCGTCGAGCCGGTCCTCGCCGAGGTGGGCCTTCCCGCCGACCTCGCCGCCACCCTGGACGACGACGCCTGGGACGCGCAGATCCAGGCCGAGACCGACGAGGCGCTCGCGCTGACCGGCAAGGACGTCGGCACGCCGATCCTGCACTTCCGCCCGCCGGAGGGCGTGGCCTTCTTCGGCCCGGTGATCAGCCGGCTGCCCAGCGCGGAGGAGGCGGTCCCGCTGTGGGACCACGTCGTCGGACTGGCCTCGTTCCCGGGGTTCGCCGAGCTCAAGCGCAGCCTCCGCGAACGGCCGCAGCTGCCGGCCTTCGGCGTGCAGCCCGGTGAGGCCGGGACGCAGGAGGACTGGCACGGCGGGAGCAGGCGGCAGAAGCGCTGACCGGCACCGGGGATGCCGGGGAGCGGACGGGCTAGCTAAGGTTAGCCTTATCTGATTCTCGCCGTCCGTCCCTGGGAGCTGCCCGTGACCACCACGGTCGAGGTCCCGGTACGGGGCCCGGCGCCGCCGTCGTCGCGGTCGCCGCGCGGGCGGCGGGTGGCCGTGGTGCTGCTGTTCCTCGCGCTCGTCGTGGCCGCCGCGCTGGCCAGCATCGCCGTCGGCACCCGCTCCATCGGGCTGGGCACGGTCTGGCAGGCCCTGATCGACCCGTCGCCGGCCACCGAGGAGTCGGTGATCGTCCGCGAGCTGCGGGTGCCGCGCACCGTGCTGGGGCTCATGGTGGGCGCCGCCCTCGGCATCGCCGGCGGCCTGATGCAGGGGCACACCCGCAACCCGCTGGGCGATCCCGGCCTGCTCGGCGTCACCGCCGGCGCGAGCCTCGCGGTCGTCCTGGCCATCTCGATCCTCGGCGTCACCACGCCCGCCGGCTACGTGTGGTTCGCCTTCGGCGGTGCGCTGATGGGCACCGTGCTCGTCTACGCGATCGGCTCCGCCGGCCGGGGCGGGGCCACGCCGGTCACCCTGGCGCTGGCGGGGGCGGCGCTGTCGGCGCTGTTCTTCGCCCTCGTCCGCACCGCCGTCGTCATCGACCAGCAGACGCTGGACAGCTTCCGGTTCTGGGTGGTCGGCTCGCTGGCCGGCCGGGACGCCGGCATCGGCTGGCAGCTGGCCCCCTTCTTCGTCGCGGGCCTGGTCCTCGCGCTGGCCAACGCCCCCGCCGTCAACCTGCTGGGGCTGGGCGAGGACGTCGCCCGCGGGCTCGGCCAGCGGATCTGGCTGGCGCGCGCGACCGGGCTGGCCGCGATCACGCTGCTCTGCGGCGCCGCGACCGCCACGGCCGGGCCGATCGCCTTCGTCGGGCTGGTGGTGCCGCACGTGGTCCGCGCCCTCACCGGCCCCGACCACCGCTGGCTGCTGCCCTGCTCCGGCCTCCTGGGCGCGGCCCTGCTGCTGGCCGCCGACGTGGTGGGCCGGATCGTCGCCCGCCCGGCCGAGCTGCAGGTCGGCATCGTGCTGGCGCTCATCGGCGCCCCGTTCTTCATCGCGCTGGTGCGCCGGCGCCGGACGATGGCGCTGTGAGCGTCGCCGCCCCGGCCCGCGACCCGGGGACGCGTCCGCGCTCCGGGACGGCGGTCCGCGTCGGCCCGGTGTCGGGTGTGCTGCGCTGGCGCCAGCTCGCCGTCCCGGCGGCCGGATTCGTCGTCCTGGTGCTCACCGCCGCGCTCAGCATGGGACGCGGCGACTTCCCGATCGGCGTCGGGGAGGTGCTGCGCACGCTCGTGGGCCTCGGCGAGGGGCCCCAGGAGTTCATCGTGCTGGAGCTGCGGGCGCCCCGCGTCGTCGTCGGCGCGCTGGTCGGGCTGGCCCTGGGCGTCTCCGGCGCGCTGTTCCAGACCTTCGCCCGCAACCCGCTGGCCTCGCCGGACACCCTCGGCATCACCAGCGGCGCCTCCGTGGGCGCGGTGGCCGCGATCGTGCTGACCAGCGGGACCTCCGCCGGAGCGCTCCTGGGCGGGCTCGGCCTCCCGCTCGCGGCCCTGCTGGGAGCGCTGCTCACCGGGTTCCTGCTGTTCGCGCTGGCCTGGCGCGCCGGGGTCGACGGGTACCGGCTGGTGCTGGTCGGGATCGCCCTGTGGTCGGTGGCGGCCGCGCTCGTCGACTGGCTGCTCACCAACGCCGAGATCCACGACGCCGCGTCGGCCTACGTGTGGATCACCGGCTCGCTCAACGCCCGCACGTGGGGCGACGCCGTCCCCCTGGCCGTCGCCGTCGCCGTGCTGGTCCCGCTCGCCCTCGCCGCGGGCCGGGTGCTGTCGGTGCTCCAGTTCGGCGACGACACCGCCCGCGGGCTCGGCGTCCGGCTGGCCGGTGCGCAGGCCGCCGTCGTCCTCCTGGCCGTGGGCCTGGTGGCCTTCGCCGTGTCCGCCGCCGGGCCGATCACGTTCGTGGCCCTCGTGGTGCCCCAGATCGCGGTGCGGCTCACCGGCGGGTCGCGGCCGCCCCTGCTGGCCTCGGGCCTGCTCGGCGCGCTGCTCGTGGTCGCGGCCGACCTGGTCACCCGGACCGTCCTGCCCGAGGCCCTCCCGGTCGGCATCCTGACCGCCGTGATCGGCGCCCCGTACCTGCTCTGGCTCCTCGTCCGCGGAAGGCGGCTGTCGACAGCATGACGATCCACCCGGGGACCGGGCTCCTGCACCGTCCCGAGACCACCACGCCCCCCGCCCCCGTGCGGCTGGCCGCCGAGCGCGTCCGGCTGGCCTACGACGACCACGTCGTCGTCGACGACCTCGACCTGCAGCTCACCGAGGGCTCCTTCACCGCCATCGTGGGGCCCAACGGCTGCGGCAAGTCCACGCTGCTGCGCGCTCTGGGCCGGCTGCTGCGCCCGTCGTCCGGGCAGGTCCTCCTTGACGGTCGGGCGATCGCCCGCACACCCACCCGCGAGGTCGCCAAGGTGCTCGGCCTGCTGCCGCAGACACCGGTGGCCCCCGAGGGGCTCACGGTCGGCGACCTGGTGGCCCGCGGGCGGCACCCGCACCAGACCTGGCTGCGCCAGTGGTCCCGGGACGACGAGACGGTCGTGGCCGAGGCGCTGTCCTGGACGGACATGACCGCGCTCGCCGACCACCCGGTGGACACGCTTTCGGGCGGCCAGCGGCAGCGGGCCTGGATCTCCATGGCCCTGGCGCAGGGCACCGACCTGCTGCTGCTCGACGAGCCGACGACCTACCTCGACCTCTCGCACCAGATCGACGTCCTCGACCTGGTGGGGCGGCTGCACGCCGAGCGCGGGCGCACCGTCGTCCTCGTCCTGCACGACCTCAACCTCGCGGCGCGCTACGCGCAGCGCCTGGTGGCCATGAAGGACGGCGCGCTGGTGGCCTCCGGGGCGCCGGCCGAGGTGCTCACCGAGGATCTGCTGGCCGACGTCTTCGACCTG is from Blastococcus sp. HT6-4 and encodes:
- a CDS encoding MerR family transcriptional regulator, whose amino-acid sequence is MEGRMRGIGRLARESGLTVSALRFYDGAGVLVPAHVDPRSNYRWYSDDQVLIARLVARLRRVGMPLAGISRVIEHRDDPAVVDAVLQAHLARLEEGLADARRELLHARSLLAQESPMTSISTTTTALLDALRAVRFAVGTDPGLPMLTGVLLDVADDAVRVVASDRYRLAVHTIAADVTGPQGSAILPISLVDELLGTTTSGPATVRVAGDDVAVELAGRTVRGRRVDADFPDYRRILRGAGSAQVEIDVARFRGELAAAPTRTVRRAEDGVEQIATVLTFGTVEVGVNREFLLQALDAEAAGQLVLDLDGPIAPLVLRGAGRDGDVSMLMPIKLD
- a CDS encoding alpha/beta fold hydrolase, with product MQLAAHRAGSGPPLVLVHGLGGSWRSWETVLPALSAERTVVVVDLPGFAGDTPPLPDPSMTALTDALQEWLRAEGLADAPLIGSSMGARMVLELSRRGIGGDSVALDPGGFWTDREAAVFRASIAASVGLLRRIRPVLPALLGNPAGRTALLAQFSARPWALDADVVRTELEGYVDSPSFDAVLDDLARGPKQQGAPAGTLPGRLTIGWGRRDRVTLARQASRAAAAFPDAELYWFEGSGHFPQWDRPEETVRLVLERTSGVSRA
- a CDS encoding acyl-CoA dehydrogenase family protein translates to MSTQSEIWEPRPPALLPPWHTPEREALQQQARRFAMDEVLPVADELDPQKGEIPASLLERIAELGYFGITVPAEQGGLGLGVFEYCMVSEELARAWMSTASILARSQGLGTAVPDADRRHELMARSARGEWIGAIALSEPDAGSDLAGVSTRAVLDGDEWVVTGRKRWCGNAKAADFIQVLVREREPEEGESRSAGLVNLLLEKERGEFPEGLTGHPIDKIGYHGFLTWDLTFDGVRIPKDNVIDEARAAREESAEEGEAAKQAGFAEAQKFLNTARVHTAARAVGLARAALEDSIVYLQEREQFGHPIGDFQALRFAVAEMASQIEQSRAFYRQVAHLLDLGLPVAKEASMVKLEATEMSVRVTNQAMQLHGGNGYTTERQVERHWRDARLTTIFEGTSEIQKRIISDRLLPRSPLG
- a CDS encoding acetoacetate--CoA ligase; translated protein: MPADAPAPEVLWQPTAATIAATRSAAFAGWVAQRRGLSFGEPVDYDRLWRWSVEHLDQFWADLAEWTGVLPGVPDEQVLTRREMPGAVWFPGTTVNYAAEVFRQAADDRPALVAVAEDVEPQEISWATLRGQVGAFAATLRRLGVRPGDRVAGYLPNVPEAVVAFLGAASIGAVWSSCAPDFGTRAVLDRFAQIEPTVLVAVDGYRWNGRAHDRRDVVAELRAALPTVRTTISVPRLFPAEVPDGALAWADAVADEQDPEFAPTAFDHPLWIVYSSGTTGLPKGIVHGHGGVVLEQRKQAALHMDIGPEDRFFWYASTAWIMWNIATSALLCGATVVVYDGAPAYPAVDALFALAARTGITYFGTSPGYLGACEKAGERPGERYDLSAVRSIGVTGSPLPASTFRWVYDAVSGEVFLGSLSGGTDVATGFIGSSLLLPVTAGELQRPMLAVAAEAWDERGEPVVGELGELVITEPMPSMPLRFWNDPDGSRYRAAYFEPWPGVWRHGDWLEITERGTCLITGRSDSTLNRGGVRMGTADIYAVVEAFPEVVDCVVLGVELPGGGYWMPLFVQLAPGEELTGQLVDRLKAAIRAEASPRHVPDEVIAVPGVPHTRTGKRLEVPLKRLFQGVDPAKAVNTGTVDDAALVEHYVALARERSSGSSR
- a CDS encoding TIGR03032 family protein, with translation MESADGPAPVFAELLTGFGVSMVVTTGRSGRLVLVRADDRGLETRLLAFESPMGVAVRPDRLCLGTRRQVFDYRNQPAVAARLDRPRGVDACYVPRGAHWTGDIGARDLAWAGDELWLVATSFSCLATLDADHSFRPRWRPPFVSALAPEDRCHLNGIAVRGGRVRYATALGRTDTAEGWRQRALRGGTLLDVPGGEVLAGGLCLPHSPRWHDGQLWVLEAGRGSLTLVDPDSGWPTVVATVPGFARGLAFAGRYAFIGLSPVRDGAPDGLPVAWTADRACGVAVVDTRSGETVTRLRLEGPVEEVEDVQLVPARYPEILEPDSPLTASSFVLPTEALADVPPPIAPR
- a CDS encoding DUF2237 family protein; the protein is MLPDPTDERNVLGGPLEPCGTDPVTGFYRDGSCTSGPDDLGSHTVCAVVSAEFLAMQRELGNDLATPRPEYGFPGLRPGDRWCVVATRWLQAYQAGAASGVVLAATNARALEIVPMEALRQHAVDVPDDLSGLG
- a CDS encoding glutathione peroxidase; protein product: MDDLLDRPVTTLQGTATTLRELTGGGAALVVNVASRCGLTPQYAALEALHEEYRDRGFTVVGVPCNQFMGQEPGTAEEIAGFCSATYGVTFPMTEKVEVNGAGAHPLFQELTAVPDVDGQAGDVAWNFEKWVIGGHGQVVARFRPRTEPDAPEVRAAIESVLPR